Within Triticum dicoccoides isolate Atlit2015 ecotype Zavitan chromosome 1B, WEW_v2.0, whole genome shotgun sequence, the genomic segment GGCTGATCCCTGTTGCATTTTTAGGCATGCCATTAAGTATAGTAAATAGTACTGGTCAGCTCAGTCCTGTGTACTGGGAACTGGGAAAGACATCTTTACTAGCATTGACATTTATGCAAATGAAAACTGAATAAATTGTGCGTTGAGAATTCTTGTCCAATTTACTGTGAGTACAGTACTATTTTCTGTGCTTGTTTACTACCTCATCGTACGAATGAAATCTGTTGTGAACCTTTTCGGTTCCTATTGCACATCTGAACTCCGAATGTTTCAAGTATATATCCACACAACACAAAGATGGCCACTGAAAAATATGATGGTATGGACTATGGAGTGCTAGGAGAGGCTAAATAGTAAATATTACTTCCTCCGTCCCACaatgtaagatgtttttgcaagctaaaataacttgcaaaaatgtcttgcattgtgggacagagggagtagttatgtGTGTAGTAGCAAAGAAATTCTTTTTTTAATCTACCACCTGAAGTGCAATGCAGGTTGCTCTTTGTTTCTACAATGTTGATCGTGATCTTGTTGAATTTTCTTCCAATTTATCAGAAGTAGAAATATGAAATATGTATGTCATGTCACCCAATTGAAAGAACATAGATGCTCGGTTTTTGTTACCAGTGAATGCTCATGGATGTTGTGCTGTTCCAGGAAGCATTTGATAAGAGAAGTGGGTCGGGGGCGTATGATAGTTTGACAAGGTCAGATAATGGCGTGGAGCAACAAGAAGAGAGCATCATGTATCCTGAAAGGCCAGGTGAACCCGAGTGTAACCACTACATGAGGCAGGGGTACTGTAAGTTCCAGATGAACTGCAAGTACCATCATCCAGGAGACCGGCTGTCTAAGAAACAGTATGTATGTAAGACTCGTATAAATTTTGAGAAAAAGCTTGAGTCCGCTGCCTTttagatgatgttgatgatgatgtgtgCGAGTGTTGTTTCAATTGCAGTGAAGTCATCCGCAGCGACCACTTGAGCAAAGCAGGGACACGCTGGTTACCGCACGAATGCTACCAACAGAAAGGTAGTGATGTTGCTGATAGGAGTTGCTATTGCTTTGGAATTCTCCCGAAACATGGCCGACTTAACTTGGTGCCTGTTTGTTATTGTTTTGCAGCATTGTCTTGATGTGTGAGCAGGTGTTGTTAGAGCAGGCTGGCTGGCTCAAGTGTGGGCGTGACTGACGACTGAAGAGAGGAGTAGGAGGATTCTGATGAATGAACCAAAGCTTGGAGCTAATATAATCGTCGTAGTTTTTCTGGGAGCGAGTAGTTGCTAGTTATGTCTGATGAATGAACCAAAGTTTGAGAGTTAGGCGGTTGCAACATACTCTATTTGTGTGGACCAGGCCAGGCCAGGCAATCATGAATTTGCAAACTGTAATCTAGCAAAGGTGTAGCATGAATGAACACCGATGAGATGAGATTACTAGTACTAGTTAATTAGCATGATGATGTGGTGAGGATGCACTCATTTTATTTTGACACTTTTTAAGGAAGCTTAGCTTTCTTGAATCATTTCATTCTTGTTattgtgctgctgctgctgttgcttttCTTTGTTCCTTTTGTAGAGAAGAGAAGAAAGATGAATGCGATAATAGGTGTCGTGATTATTATTGGCTACTACaagtgccgctgctgctgctgctgctatgctAGTTAAGATGGATGGCAAGCGCAGGCTCAGCTGCCTGGCCTGGCCATGATGTTGTATCTTAAGACTAGGAGATCGTTTCATCatcatatataggcaaaagaaaagaagaaaaacaaaaaggtAGAGgccaacaaaataaaacaaaacagatatGATGGATGTTACCCTCCCTATAACTAGTGCTAGTTTCTTCCGAGGAACAAAATTAGTGCAAAGGAGAAGGAGCTAGATCGATATTGATGAAGCCAAGTTTGTTCCACATCACAAGAAATGCTGCTCATTATCAACTCCTCTCATGGTCATATGCTGGAAATCAACTCCTAGCGTCGATGCCGGATTCCTCGCAACGTGGATGGATGGGGATTTGCGATTCGACATGCTTATTCAGGTGTTCTGTTTAAATTAAAGAGATAAAAAAAAAGCCTTTCTTGTTTtacattttttttctttctgttttaagGTTGCATTCGATTTGGTGCAAACATGGACGTCGATCCCCAAGCCGTATGGTCCAAGACTTGGTGGCCAACAACATTGCTGTGCGCTCAGGTTAATGGAAGAATAAAGATGTTCCATGTCAAAAGTAAATAAAAAGTGCCATAACTTTGGAGAAGAAATAATGTTACTACATTGATTGATTCATGTTTATAAGGAAAGACAAGCATCCTCTTCAACTAGTTCATACATGCAAGTCTGATTTGATGaatcagcagcatcaacatcccatACATAAGTACATACACACCACCAATCTCAGTCTATCAAACCAAAAAAAAATACCAACACAAGCAAACCAACCACAGTTTTTTAGCAGCAACACAATGGCCatcaccatgcatgcatcaaccccCCTTGCTAGTTTCCAACCCAAAATGCGATACTCCCTCCTCTTATGCCACCGCTCATCTCCTCTCCTCTTCAGCTGCTCCACACAGCAAAAACTCAATTTCAGAATCATTCCACTATATGTTAATATCAGCCACAAACAAAAAGGGACAAGATGACAATAATAATAATATGACCAAAGATGTTTAGCCGCTACTCTATCCTAAGTTTCTCTTGCTTGTAATCTGCATATATTATTCTTGCCATAGATCTGAACCCAGAGTTTGCATTTCAGCAAGTGACAACCATGTCTTAAGAGTTTATTTATGCCTACAAagattttgtttgtttgttttttgtttCCATTCTAATAGAATTCTACAAGTGCTATACCGATTTAAAAGAACATTTCAAACGAATCCTTTTTGTTTACCGATAACAGTGCGTGTAACATGACAAAACAAGTAGGTACTGATCAGAGCATCAATAGATTTTGTATATATTGGATTTTGTATCAAGTAATATACAAGGAAAAAATGTTTATGTTTGTTACAAGCAGTACAAAGTAGATTCCTAGCTAATTGGTGTGCTTATACTGCTGCATCTTCTTCCTAAGCTTATGCTTATCATGTATAGGCAATTAATTATCTACGAAGGACATGAAGAAAGGAAATTCAACTAACTATACAACAAGGTACACCAATGCCTTGTGTGTTAAACAAGGTACACCAATGCCTTGTGTGTTAAAACATTGCTTGAAACGTTCATTCCACAACAAGAAAGATACTGATTGCTGTGCGCGGGTCGTCTAATTACTGCAGCAAAATATTAACATAGATTTCATCATGTCCCTCAGTCATATAATGACTTGATAAGAAGCTCCTCTATCATACAAGCTATATACCgcaagcatttctgatgagtagaaCAGCATAAATAAAATAGTTAGTAGCACCTAGTCATTCAATCAGTGTCTACTTTTCTCTACGGATAAATAAACATAATAATGTATGCATTTTATTGTCTTTGGAACACAGTGGCCACAGTTGGAAGTTTATCTTCAAAATGACATAACATTTCCGGGGGCATAGCCCGGATGTCTAGCTAGGATGGGCTGATGCAACAACACAAAGTAATCATCCAGTGTATAAATGGTACTAGGAAGGTTTGTGTACCTGTAGCCATACAGCTTGGCTGCCCTACTGTTGGGCATTTTGCGCACTGTGGTCCTCGGCCGCCTTCTTTTCTTCAATGCCATCTCCCATGCCCTCTGTTCTGCGTCCGTCCATTCAATCGGATCATTCCAGTGGCTGCTTCCTCCCCCTTTGCACACACTGTCAGTCCATGGCTCCTTTTCCTCAGCTTCATGTTGCATTACTTCATTTTCTGAAGAATCAGCTTCATTCATGGACCCGTCGCCAGGTGAAGGATCAGTCCAGTTGCTGCTGCTTTCGTTGTTGCACACTTTTTCCTCAGCTTTGTGTTTTATCGCTTCTTCTTTTTCATAAGAATCGCCTTCTTTGGTGGCCTCGGCGGCACAAGGTGATGGGTGATGGGTCTCTTTGTTGCTGCTTTCATCGCCGTTGCACACGTTTGCTGCCAATGGCTCCTTCTCCTCAACTTGGCGTGTCATTGCTTCTTTTTCATAAGAATCGCCTTTTTTGGTGGACTGATGCATCCTGTTGTCGTTTCTTTCGTCAATGCGCACCGCCTTAGCTGTCAATGGCCCATTTTCATCAACTTTGCATCGCATAGCTTCATTTTCGCCTTCTTTGGTGGACACGGCGGCACAAGGTGGTGGTGGATGATCAGTCTCTTTGTTGCTGCTTTCATCGCCGTTACAGAGCTTTGCTGTCAGCGACTCCTTTTCCTCGACATTGTTCTGCATTGCTTCTTGTTGTTGTGAAGAATCAGCTTCCTTGGGTGTCCAAGTTTCCTTTTCCTCAACTTGCATTTGTGAACAAGGATCAGCTTGGTCCAGTTCCTCAACACAAGGTGCATCTTGCTTGCTGTTTGCAGCATTGCACATGTTCCCAGCTATTATGCTGCCGCGTGGTTCCTTGTGGACAGAGAGAAGGCCAAAATCAAAATCAGAATCAGCAGCAGGCCTCTTAACCGCCCTATGCTTGTCCCGGGGTGGCCTTTCAGTTTCAGTGTGGGTGGCTTCAAGTTGAGCCTGCTGGTGCTGGTGAGTGAGAATCTGGCATCCCAAAGCAGCAGCAAAGCTCCTGCTGCTGGATGAATCATGTTTGCAGTTGCAGGCGTGTGGCACTTGAGGAGGAGCTTGTTGATGGGCATCAACATGAAGAGCATCGAGTTGGAGTTGGAGGTGCCAGGCGCCGGTGACCCCCTGGAAGGCATCCCGGACGGCCATGGAGTCGGTGAGCTGGTACAAGGAGCCTCCCTGGTTCACCTGCACAAGAAGAGGCAAATGCAGCAGCCAGATTCTGAGTCTGATAAGAAGAGACAGAGTGTGATAAAGAAAGATTGGGGGGTTTTTGGAGgaacagaagagaaga encodes:
- the LOC119349890 gene encoding uncharacterized protein LOC119349890, which codes for MEVATVFLETSLGTRLAVSFPASATTVADLKRRVSDEHAAAFPHIGHIAVQAIKVNQGGSLYQLTDSMAVRDAFQGVTGAWHLQLQLDALHVDAHQQAPPQVPHACNCKHDSSSSRSFAAALGCQILTHQHQQAQLEATHTETERPPRDKHRAVKRPAADSDFDFGLLSVHKEPRGSIIAGNMCNAANSKQDAPCVEELDQADPCSQMQVEEKETWTPKEADSSQQQEAMQNNVEEKESLTAKLCNGDESSNKETDHPPPPCAAVSTKEGENEAMRCKVDENGPLTAKAVRIDERNDNRMHQSTKKGDSYEKEAMTRQVEEKEPLAANVCNGDESSNKETHHPSPCAAEATKEGDSYEKEEAIKHKAEEKVCNNESSSNWTDPSPGDGSMNEADSSENEVMQHEAEEKEPWTDSVCKGGGSSHWNDPIEWTDAEQRAWEMALKKRRRPRTTVRKMPNSRAAKLYGYS